The Euphorbia lathyris chromosome 8, ddEupLath1.1, whole genome shotgun sequence genome has a window encoding:
- the LOC136203786 gene encoding F-box/kelch-repeat protein At3g23880-like, with product MWDCLPDEVLTEKILSRLPVKSIIQCRCVCKSWFSLITTPIFISNYLRNLNLNLKTQNTQLFLHQRDYYDKTSGSCALLFDNNEQDYLRPMLLRLLPDGCIWQHMVGSVNGLICLSGVNPVLDFILFNPSIGRFLSVPHPPFTTTIYTLSTVMGLGFDESTQDYKILFIVGSRCFIYSLNSNSWRRLITPPLLNSSSSSYRTQSAVFVNGRFHWLAVHHLGQWNFHCDFIMVFDVKTETFHQISLPECLAYFQPHQPGLINARRIMEFGDSSIAAIEPAEYAAHVWVMKEYGLVESWIKLATLKLEFYYSPVLGFRNKDEVLILLNPISGAGPVRESECIISRNINNEEIKNLMNVEEHSACIFSRVYKYVPSLVLLDKQNNFDAPVVDVDVDVDVTPLVEDEEELRRSKCALAYGLCSEIGQLCH from the coding sequence ATGTGGGATTGTTTACCAGATGAAGTGTTGACGGAGAAGATATTGTCCAGGCTGCCGGTGAAGTCTATTATCCAGTGCAGGTGCGTCTGTAAATCATGGTTTTCTCTCATCACAACtccaatttttatttcaaaCTACCTTCGCAATCTCAATCTCAATCTCAAAACCCAAAATACCCAATTATTTCTGCATCAACGGGACTATTATGATAAAACTTCTGGAAGTTGCGCATTGCTTTTTGACAATAACGAACAAGACTACTTACGCCCCATGTTACTCCGTCTTCTTCCTGATGGTTGTATCTGGCAACATATGGTCGGATCTGTCAACGGTTTAATCTGTCTCTCTGGTGTTAATCCCGTTCTTGACTTCATCCTCTTTAACCCTTCAATTGGACGTTTTCTGTCCGTTCCTCATCCACCTTTCACCACCACAATTTACACCCTTTCCACTGTTATGGGCTTAGGGTTCGATGAAAGCACGCAGGATTACAAAATCTTGTTTATTGTGGGGAGCAGGTGTTTTATCTACTCGCTTAATTCCAATTCTTGGAGGAGGCTTATCACTCCTCCTCTCCtcaactcctcctcctcctcttatCGCACCCAGTCAGCAGTTTTTGTGAATGGCCGGTTTCATTGGCTTGCCGTTCATCACCTAGGCCAATGGAACTTCCATTGTGATTTCATTATGGTGTTTGATGTCAAGACTGAGACTTTTCATCAGATTTCATTACCGGAATGTTTGGCATATTTCCAGCCTCATCAGCCAGGTTTAATAAATGCAAGGAGAATCATGGAATTTGGGGATTCATCAATTGCGGCTATTGAACCGGCTGAGTATGCAGCTCATGTATGGGTGATGAAAGAGTATGGTTTAGTGGAATCATGGATCAAGTTAGCAACGCTAAAATTGGAATTCTACTATTCACCAGTGTTGGGGTTCAGAAATAAGGATGAAGTGTTGATTCTATTGAATCCAATATCAGGAGCTGGACCAGTTCGAGAAAGTGAATGCATCATTTCACGCAACATTAACAACGAAGAGATTAAGAATTTGATGAATGTGGAAGAGCATAGTGCATGCATATTTAGTCGTGTGTATAAATATGTGCCTAGCCTTGTTCTACTTGATAAACAAAACAATTTTGATGCTCCTGTtgttgatgttgatgttgatgttgatgttACACCCCTTGTGGAGGATGAGGAGGAGTTGAGGCGGTCCAAATGTGCTCTAGCATATGGTTTATGTTCAGAAATAGGACAATTATGTCACTAG